The uncultured Fretibacterium sp. genome includes a window with the following:
- a CDS encoding putative metalloprotease CJM1_0395 family protein has translation MVMNVTSMLSNGYLRPVIRTGVLQDVARQEPLQDQALARQEQQVLAEEQGLRLDAGPLAEVSTVYHYTLGPDGRRYITGASVVVKGGQEEWGGTSSLKTAGSRTAADEGAERKDGASKVSGDGGPGGALEDKGAPEKDAVVRELRNTEREVIAHEAAHQAAAGRFGGPVSYTRTTGPDGKSYITGGEVPIHFVAGSTPEETLRNLEQVQKAALAPGDPSAQDIRVAAQAAARAAQARHDIAQSREKDGAGRVAAVPGRKGEDPSKTGVSSVLAALRFSRLQDSPA, from the coding sequence ATGGTTATGAACGTGACCTCGATGCTCTCCAACGGCTATCTGCGCCCGGTTATCCGAACCGGCGTCCTGCAGGACGTTGCCCGGCAGGAGCCACTCCAGGATCAGGCCCTTGCCCGGCAGGAACAACAAGTTTTGGCCGAGGAACAGGGCCTACGCCTGGACGCGGGGCCTCTGGCCGAGGTCTCCACCGTCTATCATTACACCCTGGGCCCGGACGGAAGGCGATACATCACCGGCGCCTCCGTCGTGGTGAAGGGGGGCCAGGAGGAATGGGGCGGGACGTCCTCCCTCAAGACCGCAGGGAGCAGAACTGCGGCGGACGAGGGGGCGGAGCGGAAGGATGGGGCAAGCAAAGTCTCGGGCGACGGAGGCCCTGGAGGAGCCCTTGAGGATAAAGGTGCCCCTGAAAAAGATGCCGTCGTCCGAGAGCTCCGGAACACGGAGCGTGAGGTTATTGCCCACGAGGCGGCGCACCAGGCCGCGGCCGGGCGCTTCGGCGGCCCCGTCAGCTACACCCGAACCACTGGGCCGGACGGCAAAAGCTACATTACGGGAGGAGAGGTCCCCATACACTTTGTCGCGGGCTCCACGCCCGAGGAGACGCTGCGCAACCTGGAGCAGGTCCAGAAGGCGGCCTTAGCGCCGGGAGATCCCTCGGCGCAGGACATTCGCGTAGCGGCCCAGGCCGCGGCCAGGGCTGCGCAGGCACGGCACGACATCGCCCAAAGCCGGGAGAAGGACGGCGCCGGGCGGGTGGCGGCAGTTCCCGGCCGGAAAGGGGAGGACCCTTCAAAGACGGGAGTATCCTCCGTCCTGGCGGCATTGCGCTTCTCCAGGCTCCAGGATAGCCCGGCGTGA
- a CDS encoding RAMP superfamily CRISPR-associated protein gives MTFDHYVFLSNNNTPREQVNEAGLVYAPEDECVVAFLKAEFERDQAEGKEKNAHKKSDKKEEGLKKKEAVKRKNKARQNYMDLAAKRKYSLPSDLQLEPDHTSLPDPDWFAIDVSFTLESPWYSKDDRPLHVLDNPVRKDRVFGVPFMSAASWKGLLRWACRMQAGLSEHLEKHDMRMEGWQDPSWILHLFGNERGEDERFRSGALVCHPTWFDKVNFEVINPHDRARRAGTQPIYYEVVPAGTEGKLRLLYAPLPGESERDQTTPTAFISDFIDSIRALLENYGISAKRTAGWGKARIDAWTEMPTASRQSPETHPEKGTDHSTQDFDTPECVQSTPEPFTDTEEFKVEMKKRIARRGGNP, from the coding sequence ATGACCTTTGATCATTACGTCTTTCTTTCCAATAACAACACCCCCCGAGAACAGGTGAACGAGGCCGGACTCGTTTACGCTCCAGAGGATGAATGCGTAGTTGCCTTTCTGAAGGCCGAGTTTGAAAGGGATCAGGCTGAGGGAAAGGAGAAGAATGCTCACAAAAAAAGCGACAAAAAGGAGGAAGGTCTCAAGAAAAAAGAGGCTGTTAAGCGCAAAAACAAGGCACGCCAGAACTATATGGACCTTGCGGCCAAGCGGAAATATTCTCTGCCATCGGACCTTCAGCTTGAGCCGGACCACACCTCTTTACCGGATCCTGACTGGTTCGCCATCGACGTTTCCTTCACGCTCGAATCCCCCTGGTACTCGAAGGACGACCGCCCCCTCCACGTGCTGGACAATCCGGTTCGCAAGGACAGGGTCTTCGGAGTGCCGTTCATGTCCGCGGCCTCCTGGAAGGGGCTTCTTCGATGGGCCTGCAGGATGCAGGCGGGCTTGTCCGAGCATCTCGAAAAGCACGACATGAGGATGGAGGGCTGGCAGGACCCCTCCTGGATCCTTCACCTCTTCGGCAACGAGAGAGGAGAGGACGAACGGTTCCGATCCGGGGCCCTCGTCTGCCATCCGACCTGGTTCGACAAGGTCAACTTTGAGGTGATCAACCCCCACGACCGCGCCCGCCGGGCCGGAACCCAGCCCATTTACTACGAGGTCGTCCCGGCCGGAACGGAAGGGAAACTGCGGCTGCTCTACGCCCCCCTGCCGGGAGAGAGCGAACGCGACCAAACGACGCCGACCGCCTTCATCTCCGACTTCATCGACAGCATAAGGGCACTTCTCGAGAACTACGGCATCTCCGCAAAACGCACCGCCGGATGGGGTAAGGCGAGGATCGATGCGTGGACGGAAATGCCGACAGCTTCCAGACAGTCTCCCGAGACACATCCCGAAAAGGGGACAGACCACAGCACTCAGGATTTCGACACTCCGGAATGTGTGCAGAGCACCCCTGAGCCCTTCACGGATACGGAAGAATTCAAAGTGGAGATGAAAAAACGAATAGCCCGGCGAGGAGGCAACCCATGA
- the cmr1 gene encoding type III-B CRISPR module RAMP protein Cmr1 — protein MVEDGERTYELSAKTDLWTGDAKGEPNRLIATGLLGSIRWWFEVLVRGLDGHACDPTGKRCEGRNHCVVCELFGCTGWARKFRFEVLDERDVTQAKQSGQESEFGLRFTPLRPILAEEWALLDATLHLIAGYGAIGGKTVFKPSDEPGRENEPHHKDFGLIAIVSSPPSVQTPHDDLKKYLSQWQKLDHGDFAWASLRHFWCVKERYLGRKNNDESTFNRVLGRQEAKKQGQDLLNPAKERDQWLAGSQRVSKKVFSFKEPERTFGFVKPGVIDFEEMKERLEDVWGRDGWQFLTGDAILKELFRKGEEQA, from the coding sequence ATGGTGGAAGATGGCGAACGGACCTATGAGCTCAGCGCAAAGACGGATTTGTGGACCGGCGATGCCAAGGGAGAACCCAACCGCCTCATCGCCACCGGTCTGCTGGGGTCCATCCGCTGGTGGTTCGAGGTGCTGGTGCGTGGCCTGGATGGTCACGCCTGTGATCCGACAGGGAAGCGATGCGAAGGCCGCAACCATTGTGTCGTCTGCGAGCTGTTCGGCTGCACCGGCTGGGCCCGGAAGTTCCGATTCGAGGTCCTGGACGAAAGGGACGTTACTCAAGCAAAGCAGAGTGGGCAGGAGTCCGAATTCGGCCTTCGTTTCACCCCCCTCCGTCCGATCCTCGCTGAAGAGTGGGCCCTCCTCGACGCGACGCTCCACCTGATCGCCGGATACGGGGCCATCGGCGGTAAGACGGTATTCAAGCCGAGCGATGAACCCGGTCGGGAAAACGAACCACACCACAAAGATTTTGGTTTGATAGCGATCGTCTCGTCGCCACCATCCGTTCAAACACCTCATGATGACCTGAAAAAATACCTGTCGCAATGGCAGAAACTTGATCACGGTGACTTCGCTTGGGCTTCATTACGGCACTTCTGGTGCGTTAAGGAAAGATATCTTGGGCGAAAGAACAACGACGAAAGCACTTTCAACCGAGTACTCGGGCGCCAAGAGGCTAAAAAGCAAGGACAAGATTTGCTCAACCCTGCCAAAGAAAGAGACCAATGGCTCGCAGGCTCTCAGAGGGTGAGCAAAAAGGTTTTCAGCTTCAAGGAGCCCGAAAGGACCTTCGGCTTCGTAAAACCCGGGGTGATCGATTTCGAAGAAATGAAGGAACGTCTGGAGGACGTTTGGGGGCGGGACGGCTGGCAATTTCTCACCGGGGACGCGATTCTCAAAGAGCTATTTCGGAAGGGGGAGGAACAGGCATGA
- a CDS encoding DUF2993 domain-containing protein produces the protein MRTIRLLLLILLVLLAKGGSSLPLAASALWAADFEFRGTIEPTDDTSRLLAYYVNRFAPEELTLSVVGQPDATGRFHDLFMDLTGVRIENVRIDRLTFRMNDVQFNAPENWASGDVECRDALQIYAACRILEEDINKGLEAQTFGKDDHWKNITLAITPAGLKGRGTYLAKVLFVTLDILIEIDSKLKIVNRKELWLDGPRVRINKLDLPEYITNKALSQIQPLLDLARFPLPLKLHTVTLEEGSALLSTRLPPQPVEQGATYHYLAR, from the coding sequence TTGAGGACGATCAGGCTGCTTCTGTTGATATTGCTGGTGCTTTTGGCGAAGGGAGGCTCTTCCCTGCCCCTTGCCGCATCCGCCCTTTGGGCCGCCGACTTCGAGTTCCGGGGAACGATCGAGCCCACGGACGACACCTCGCGCCTCCTGGCCTATTACGTGAACCGCTTCGCCCCGGAGGAGCTCACGCTCTCGGTCGTGGGGCAGCCGGACGCCACGGGGCGCTTTCACGACCTTTTCATGGACCTGACGGGCGTCAGGATCGAAAACGTCCGCATCGACAGGCTGACCTTTCGCATGAACGACGTCCAGTTCAACGCGCCGGAGAACTGGGCTTCCGGGGACGTCGAGTGCCGGGACGCTCTCCAGATCTACGCGGCGTGCCGCATCCTCGAGGAGGACATCAACAAAGGTCTGGAGGCCCAGACCTTCGGGAAGGACGATCACTGGAAGAACATCACGCTCGCCATCACACCCGCCGGGCTCAAGGGTAGGGGGACGTACCTGGCCAAGGTCCTGTTCGTCACCCTGGACATCCTGATCGAGATCGACAGCAAGCTGAAGATCGTCAACCGCAAGGAGCTTTGGCTGGACGGACCCCGGGTGCGCATCAACAAGCTGGACCTGCCCGAATACATCACGAACAAGGCCCTGTCGCAGATTCAGCCCCTGCTGGACCTCGCTCGGTTTCCCCTGCCCCTGAAGCTCCATACCGTGACGCTGGAGGAGGGATCGGCGCTGCTCTCCACGCGCCTTCCCCCGCAGCCGGTCGAGCAGGGCGCCACGTACCACTACCTGGCACGTTGA
- the ruvX gene encoding Holliday junction resolvase RuvX: protein MNGSRDEDLPKGRVLALDVGSVRIGAAVTDPLRVIAQGIAVWPVNDGREGWRKKFEACLAEYDPVLVLIGMPTRTSGSAGPEGERIAALVDGLRESYPDRTFETWDERYTTVIAQRALLEGDVSRRERRGKVDKVAAALILQSWLEYRRP from the coding sequence ATGAACGGGTCCCGGGACGAAGACCTCCCGAAGGGGCGCGTCCTGGCCCTTGATGTCGGCTCCGTCCGCATCGGCGCGGCCGTGACGGATCCTCTGCGCGTCATCGCACAGGGGATCGCCGTATGGCCGGTCAACGACGGCAGGGAGGGGTGGCGTAAGAAGTTCGAGGCGTGCCTCGCGGAGTACGACCCCGTCCTGGTCCTCATCGGAATGCCGACCCGAACGAGCGGGAGCGCGGGCCCCGAGGGGGAGCGCATCGCCGCCCTCGTCGACGGGCTCCGGGAGTCCTACCCGGACCGGACCTTCGAGACGTGGGACGAACGGTACACCACGGTCATCGCCCAGCGGGCGCTGCTGGAGGGCGACGTCTCGCGCAGGGAGCGCAGGGGCAAGGTGGACAAGGTAGCCGCGGCTCTGATCCTGCAAAGCTGGCTGGAATACCGGAGGCCGTGA
- the ybaK gene encoding Cys-tRNA(Pro) deacylase, which yields MSKGGDRTNAMRILDARGAAYEALSFPASEAVSALEAAHLLGLEPEGLFKTLVTVGRTRNHYVFVVPATGALDLRKAARAVGEKSVEMVHSRELLPLTGYVHGGCSPVGMKKVFPTVIDASAERIGTIVVSAGRIGHQLKIPLEELRKVLEFTLADLI from the coding sequence ATGAGCAAGGGGGGCGACAGGACCAACGCGATGCGCATCCTGGACGCCAGGGGCGCGGCCTACGAGGCCCTTTCCTTCCCCGCCTCCGAGGCCGTGAGCGCGCTCGAGGCGGCGCACCTGCTCGGACTGGAGCCCGAGGGGCTCTTCAAGACCCTCGTCACGGTCGGCAGGACGCGGAACCACTACGTCTTCGTCGTACCCGCGACGGGCGCTCTGGACCTGAGGAAGGCCGCCCGTGCCGTCGGGGAGAAGTCCGTCGAGATGGTGCACTCCAGGGAGCTCCTGCCGCTGACGGGCTACGTGCACGGCGGCTGCTCCCCCGTCGGAATGAAGAAGGTCTTCCCCACCGTCATCGACGCCTCCGCGGAGCGGATCGGGACGATCGTCGTCAGCGCTGGCCGAATCGGACACCAGCTCAAGATACCTCTGGAGGAGCTGCGCAAGGTCCTGGAGTTCACCCTGGCGGACCTAATTTAG
- a CDS encoding DUF4153 domain-containing protein — MYGIDRKRYLWVILSALLQGLLLGQYAVTRSGPFLDLSLPLLIVLPFAFWLAQEHWGRRLKRFLGGLALVLSAFCAYRLWSLYPPDGMFLSMPSQGMDLLRICMAAFLLLPFFQCRIATWSWHVPYSDIFFQLCRNVFLLFQAAIMTVVFWALLLTASLLFDIVGLEFVPGILFHPLVAAPLTSLTVAISITLALKHPGIDSLGRWILSILAWLLPPFSALSFVFIACLPYSGLKTLWSTGQASSLMLLLQLGTILLANAAWLDGTRSPFSSRAVGALAKVSLLCLPAYTALCLYSLGLRIQQYGLSVDRIHAAFLVVVTGIWGLGYAGAVLLRQWPSAIGRINTASALILSVLVVAMNSPLLDPYRLAANNQVDRLLGGQITPADFDYLYLRFSLGRYGNYALARLRDAAHPRADAIRRRIEAAMRVDPLAHWRDVRSGTVPESQRRDILHNAAVYPAGRRLSPELTERLTRLWEGDDGVLRSLRRSSDAVFVFEDVLTEGENGGEALLIIRAGTGLVLEVASGEPRVAGFFQGDFSPEGLSSRDVSTAEPRFRDVTIRGDRYRILPWPGDQTAR; from the coding sequence ATGTACGGAATCGACCGCAAGCGTTACCTTTGGGTGATCCTGTCGGCCCTGCTGCAGGGGCTTCTGCTGGGGCAGTACGCCGTAACCCGGAGCGGGCCCTTTCTGGATCTATCCCTGCCCTTGCTGATCGTCCTCCCCTTCGCCTTCTGGCTGGCCCAGGAGCACTGGGGAAGGCGGCTCAAGCGCTTTCTGGGGGGGCTTGCCCTCGTGCTCTCGGCCTTCTGCGCCTACAGGCTCTGGTCCCTCTATCCGCCCGACGGCATGTTCCTCTCCATGCCCTCTCAGGGTATGGACCTGCTGAGGATCTGCATGGCCGCCTTCCTGCTCCTGCCCTTCTTCCAGTGCCGCATCGCGACTTGGAGCTGGCACGTCCCCTACTCCGACATCTTCTTCCAGCTCTGCCGCAACGTGTTTCTGCTGTTCCAGGCCGCCATCATGACCGTGGTCTTCTGGGCGCTGCTCCTCACCGCCAGCCTGCTCTTCGACATCGTCGGGCTGGAGTTCGTTCCGGGCATCCTGTTCCACCCGCTCGTGGCGGCGCCCCTGACGAGCCTCACGGTCGCCATCTCCATCACCCTGGCGCTCAAGCACCCCGGCATCGACTCCCTGGGGCGCTGGATCCTGTCCATACTAGCCTGGCTTCTGCCCCCGTTCTCGGCCCTCTCCTTCGTCTTCATCGCCTGCCTGCCCTACTCCGGGCTCAAGACCCTCTGGAGCACAGGCCAGGCCAGCTCGCTGATGCTGCTCCTCCAGCTGGGCACCATCCTGCTCGCCAACGCCGCGTGGCTCGACGGGACCCGGTCCCCCTTCAGCAGCCGGGCCGTCGGGGCCCTGGCGAAGGTCTCCCTACTCTGCCTTCCCGCCTATACGGCGCTCTGCCTCTACTCGCTGGGGCTGAGGATCCAACAGTACGGGCTCTCGGTCGACCGCATCCACGCCGCGTTTCTGGTGGTCGTGACGGGCATCTGGGGCCTGGGCTACGCGGGCGCCGTCCTGCTGCGGCAGTGGCCGTCCGCGATCGGGCGCATCAACACCGCCTCGGCCCTCATCCTGTCCGTGCTCGTCGTGGCGATGAACTCCCCGCTCCTGGACCCCTACCGCCTGGCGGCGAACAACCAGGTGGACCGCCTGCTGGGCGGCCAGATCACCCCGGCGGACTTCGACTACCTCTACCTGCGCTTCAGCCTCGGACGCTACGGCAACTATGCCCTGGCACGGCTGAGGGACGCCGCGCACCCCCGAGCGGACGCCATCCGGCGGCGCATCGAGGCCGCCATGAGGGTAGATCCCCTGGCGCACTGGCGGGACGTGCGCAGCGGCACGGTCCCCGAGTCGCAAAGGCGCGACATCCTGCACAACGCCGCCGTCTACCCGGCCGGGCGCAGGCTCTCCCCGGAACTAACCGAGCGCCTGACTCGGCTCTGGGAGGGGGACGACGGCGTACTGCGGTCCCTGCGCCGCAGCTCCGATGCGGTCTTTGTGTTCGAGGACGTCCTGACCGAGGGGGAAAACGGCGGGGAGGCCCTCCTGATCATCCGGGCCGGGACAGGGCTTGTCCTGGAGGTCGCCTCCGGAGAGCCACGCGTCGCGGGCTTTTTCCAGGGCGACTTTTCTCCGGAGGGACTGTCCTCCCGGGATGTCTCCACTGCGGAACCACGGTTCAGGGACGTGACGATCCGGGGGGACCGGTACCGCATCCTGCCCTGGCCGGGAGACCAAACGGCAAGATAG
- the alaS gene encoding alanine--tRNA ligase, translating to MQYRSGQEIREAFIAFWKEKGSHHYPSFPLLPDDPSLLFTIAGMVPFKSYYLGIRTPEHPHAVTCQKCVRTNDIENVGRTARHHTFFEMLGNFAWGAYFKKEAITWAWEFLTERIGLDPSRLYASIYEEDEEARSVWNGDVGLSEDRILRFGQKDNYWFMGDTGPCGPCSEIYYDRGERYGCGSPTCGVGCDCDRYMEIWNLVFTQFDLQKDGSLLPLPHKNIDTGMGLERLTSIVQEVDTDYETNLFMPLINHTCRKAGIHYGDGGRPDMAVRVIADHVRSVAFMLADGVLPANDGPGYVLRRLLRRAVRYGRLLGFEGTFLREYLPILLGIMSDPYSELLDQRLTIERIIEVEEDRFQRTLQQGTELLEAETRCLKGAGRTQIPGDVVFTLYDTYGFPPELTLEMAEEEGLTVDHEGFGRAMEEQRVRARESSKQRRSSLAGDVYTEVENERGGTAFVGYEVCAGTGRVLALLTAEGRVERVEGPAEFEVVLDCTPFYAERGGEVGDTGRMLSGSSVLEVLDTVPHAGLIVHRVRMDQGTLSVGDEVGTEVDDARRWAIRRNHTATHLLHEALGRVLGGHVRQAGSLVTDRILRFDFTHHEPMTDEQVAEVERLVNGQVLANVPLTVRECGREQARELGAKALFDEKYGEVVRVVSVPGFSVELCGGLHVKATGDIGCFKILREESVGSGTRRILATTGMNVLDILQHLFGLRTHLTALLSTDEEGLALKAQGLVDELHRLQRRLQEAKLRDLTKNIESFFDRRDIDGVLLQTGKFSSVAPDMLREIGDRVKERTGQPTVVVLVDVGEDESCKIVVMADDDAVRLGAHAGNLVKEASVLLGGRGGGRPNTAQGGGRNAAKLTEALDRVEALLRTQLKPQ from the coding sequence ATGCAGTACCGAAGCGGACAAGAGATACGTGAGGCTTTCATCGCATTCTGGAAGGAGAAGGGCAGCCACCACTACCCCAGCTTCCCGCTCCTGCCCGACGATCCCTCCCTGCTCTTCACCATCGCGGGCATGGTGCCCTTCAAGTCCTACTACCTCGGCATCCGCACCCCGGAGCACCCTCACGCTGTGACCTGCCAGAAGTGCGTGCGCACCAACGACATCGAGAACGTCGGCCGCACCGCCCGCCACCACACCTTCTTCGAGATGCTGGGCAACTTCGCCTGGGGCGCCTACTTCAAGAAGGAGGCCATCACCTGGGCCTGGGAGTTCCTGACGGAACGCATCGGCCTCGACCCCAGCCGCCTCTACGCCAGCATCTACGAGGAGGACGAGGAGGCCCGGAGCGTGTGGAACGGCGACGTGGGGCTCTCCGAGGACCGTATCCTCCGCTTCGGACAGAAGGACAACTACTGGTTTATGGGCGACACCGGTCCCTGCGGGCCCTGCTCGGAGATCTACTACGACCGCGGGGAACGCTACGGGTGCGGCTCCCCGACCTGCGGCGTGGGCTGCGACTGCGACCGCTACATGGAGATCTGGAACCTGGTCTTCACGCAGTTCGACCTCCAGAAGGACGGCTCGCTCCTTCCCCTGCCCCACAAGAACATCGATACGGGCATGGGGCTGGAGCGCCTGACCTCCATCGTCCAGGAGGTCGATACGGACTACGAGACGAACCTCTTCATGCCCCTGATCAACCACACCTGCAGGAAGGCGGGGATCCACTACGGCGACGGAGGACGGCCCGACATGGCCGTGCGCGTCATCGCGGACCACGTCCGGTCCGTGGCCTTCATGCTGGCCGACGGCGTGCTGCCCGCCAACGACGGGCCGGGCTACGTGCTGCGCCGCCTGCTGCGACGGGCCGTGCGCTACGGACGGCTCCTGGGGTTCGAGGGCACGTTCCTCCGCGAGTACCTGCCCATCCTGCTCGGGATCATGAGCGATCCTTACAGCGAACTGCTCGACCAGCGCCTCACCATCGAGCGGATCATCGAGGTGGAGGAGGACCGCTTCCAGAGGACCCTCCAGCAAGGGACGGAGCTCCTGGAGGCGGAGACCCGGTGCCTGAAAGGCGCGGGAAGGACGCAGATCCCCGGGGACGTCGTCTTCACCCTTTACGACACCTACGGGTTCCCGCCCGAGCTGACGCTGGAGATGGCGGAGGAGGAAGGGCTTACCGTCGACCACGAGGGCTTCGGCCGGGCCATGGAGGAGCAGAGGGTCCGAGCCCGAGAGTCCAGCAAGCAGAGGCGGAGCTCCCTGGCTGGCGACGTCTACACGGAGGTCGAGAACGAGAGGGGCGGGACGGCCTTCGTCGGCTACGAGGTCTGCGCCGGGACCGGGCGGGTGCTCGCGCTGCTGACCGCGGAGGGCCGTGTCGAGCGCGTGGAGGGCCCGGCGGAGTTCGAGGTCGTCCTCGACTGCACCCCGTTCTACGCGGAGCGCGGCGGCGAGGTGGGGGACACGGGCCGGATGCTCTCGGGCAGCTCCGTCCTGGAGGTGCTGGACACCGTACCGCACGCCGGGCTGATTGTCCACAGGGTGCGGATGGACCAGGGGACGCTGTCGGTCGGGGACGAGGTCGGTACGGAGGTGGACGACGCGCGCCGCTGGGCGATCCGCCGCAACCATACGGCCACTCACCTGCTGCACGAGGCCCTGGGCCGTGTGCTGGGCGGCCACGTCCGTCAGGCGGGGTCCCTGGTGACGGACCGCATCCTGCGCTTCGACTTCACGCACCACGAGCCCATGACCGACGAGCAGGTAGCCGAGGTGGAGCGGCTGGTCAACGGGCAGGTCCTGGCGAACGTGCCGCTCACCGTCCGGGAGTGCGGGCGCGAGCAGGCGCGGGAGCTGGGCGCCAAGGCCCTGTTCGACGAGAAGTACGGCGAGGTTGTGCGCGTGGTCTCCGTCCCCGGCTTCTCGGTCGAGCTCTGCGGCGGGCTTCACGTTAAGGCCACGGGTGACATCGGCTGCTTCAAGATCCTGCGGGAGGAGAGCGTCGGCTCGGGCACGCGGCGCATCCTCGCGACGACGGGCATGAACGTCCTGGACATCCTCCAGCACCTCTTCGGGCTGCGCACGCACCTCACGGCGCTCCTCTCCACAGACGAGGAGGGGCTCGCGCTCAAGGCCCAAGGGCTGGTCGACGAGCTGCACCGCCTGCAGCGCCGCCTGCAGGAGGCCAAGCTCCGCGACCTGACGAAGAATATCGAAAGCTTCTTCGACCGGCGGGACATCGATGGGGTCCTGCTCCAGACGGGCAAGTTCTCGAGCGTCGCGCCGGACATGCTGCGCGAGATCGGGGACCGGGTCAAGGAGAGGACCGGACAGCCGACCGTGGTGGTTCTGGTCGACGTCGGCGAGGACGAGAGCTGCAAGATCGTCGTCATGGCCGACGACGACGCCGTTCGGCTCGGCGCTCACGCCGGCAATCTGGTGAAGGAGGCGTCCGTCCTCCTCGGAGGCCGAGGCGGCGGCAGGCCCAACACCGCCCAGGGAGGAGGCCGGAACGCCGCGAAGCTGACCGAGGCGCTGGACCGGGTCGAGGCCCTGCTTCGGACCCAGCTCAAGCCGCAATGA
- a CDS encoding glycosyltransferase N-terminal domain-containing protein, translating into MEKSKREAWAWRAGMSAYRLGINAFFAAGGLQWLRRKYDVGLDERMGRFEGVPQGGVWVHAVSVGEVQSASALVRAMKQDSPLPCLLSTVTRTGREMAEQLIGGTADRMVYSPWDVPRFVRSALDAARPKAYVAMETERWPEMLSELKARGVPAFLANGRLSERSFRKLRRQAPFWRGVLSCFERILVRFDEDREHFLALALGVPAERIVVTGDCKVDALMNRKAKADASRWAHLRRGDAPLFVAGSTHEGEDDIVIAAFRRLRRSHPGARLVIVPRHPERALFAVAAALPYPELRADLLSRLPDDWDVAVADRIGLLFDLYAAADAAFVGGSLVQKGGQNPLEPALLEVPTMHGPDMADFPDTGRMDRMGAARCVRSAHELAAAWERALAADERERVREACRGYFETLGGAAERTWSVIKAYVK; encoded by the coding sequence GTGGAGAAATCGAAGCGTGAGGCGTGGGCGTGGCGGGCCGGGATGTCCGCCTATCGCCTGGGGATCAACGCCTTTTTTGCGGCCGGCGGCCTGCAGTGGCTGCGCCGGAAATACGACGTCGGACTGGATGAGCGGATGGGACGCTTCGAGGGGGTTCCGCAGGGGGGTGTGTGGGTCCACGCCGTATCGGTCGGCGAGGTGCAGTCCGCCAGCGCCCTGGTCCGGGCGATGAAGCAGGATTCGCCTCTGCCCTGTCTGCTCTCCACCGTCACGCGGACGGGCCGGGAGATGGCCGAACAGTTGATCGGCGGTACGGCGGACAGGATGGTCTACAGCCCCTGGGACGTCCCCAGGTTCGTTCGCTCGGCGCTCGACGCCGCACGCCCCAAAGCTTACGTTGCGATGGAGACGGAGCGCTGGCCCGAGATGCTCTCCGAACTGAAGGCACGGGGCGTCCCCGCGTTTCTGGCGAACGGCAGGCTCTCGGAGAGGAGCTTCCGAAAGCTCAGGAGGCAAGCCCCGTTCTGGCGCGGCGTCCTCTCCTGCTTCGAGCGCATCCTCGTGCGCTTCGACGAGGACCGCGAGCACTTTTTGGCCCTGGCCCTGGGCGTCCCCGCGGAGAGGATCGTCGTGACGGGCGACTGCAAGGTGGACGCGCTGATGAACCGCAAGGCCAAGGCCGACGCGTCCCGCTGGGCACACCTGCGGCGGGGGGACGCGCCCCTGTTCGTGGCCGGCAGCACGCACGAGGGCGAGGACGACATCGTGATCGCCGCCTTCCGCAGGCTCCGGCGCAGCCATCCGGGCGCCCGCCTGGTGATCGTGCCGCGCCATCCCGAGCGTGCCCTGTTCGCCGTCGCCGCGGCGCTGCCCTACCCGGAGCTCCGCGCGGACCTGCTCTCCCGGCTCCCCGACGACTGGGACGTCGCCGTGGCCGACCGCATCGGCCTGCTCTTCGACCTCTACGCGGCGGCCGACGCGGCGTTCGTCGGGGGCAGCCTCGTGCAGAAGGGCGGCCAGAACCCTCTGGAGCCCGCGCTGCTGGAGGTTCCGACGATGCACGGCCCGGACATGGCCGACTTCCCGGACACGGGGCGCATGGACCGCATGGGGGCCGCACGGTGCGTCCGGAGCGCCCACGAGCTTGCCGCCGCCTGGGAACGCGCCCTAGCTGCGGACGAGAGGGAGCGCGTCCGCGAGGCCTGCCGGGGGTACTTCGAGACGCTCGGGGGCGCGGCGGAGCGGACGTGGTCCGTGATCAAAGCATACGTAAAATGA